Below is a genomic region from Spartinivicinus marinus.
CTTCGATTCTTGCAACAATAATCAGCTGATCCACTGGATTTATCCTTTTTGTAAACAAAGGTAATACCCTTTATATAGGGTATGTGTAAACTCAACAACTCATAACACAGAAAATAGACGCCATACGAATACAGTCATCATATATACAAGTAACATATTTTTCAGCTAGCTTACAACTTTATTTACATTAGCCTTCAAAGTATCAATTAAATACTCCGTCAAATAGCATATATAGGCAACACTATTCATAAGACAACAGTATTAATACAGCTTTTCTTACTCAGATTCTTAGCCTACCCTTTTAGTTACATGTACCCTTTCAGTACTTTGCATAGATACTACAATAAAGCAAATTTGCATTGTAAGCTTTGCTAAGTATTACACTGCTTACTTAGTTTGAAATCATGTGCAAAAGGCTGCATGACAACAAAAAATATATTTTAGGTGTTGATAATATTATCTGACTGGGTGTTGTATTATATGCAGCAGATTGTAGAGCAAAAGAAGCTAACAAGATTGACAACGATAATGATCATCGTTACTGTCATTATCTTGCTGCTATTCATACAAAAAATCAGTAACCAAAATTCAACAGGAGTTGAACAGAATTCTAACGAAAATGACTTCTATCCCATCAATTTGCTTCAAGAGCTAAAAAATCAAGTTAATCTTATTGATATCGATATAGACCTTATTCAGCAAACAAAAAATAATCTTAAGTTTAAAATAAAATATAAAAAACCAGGTTTGTTAGCAGACTCCGTTGTACTTAGTCACATTAAAGCTATTACCAATACTGCTATTAGCATATTACTAGAAAACAAGATCAATCCATACAGTCATAAAATCACAATTGATGTAACAGCTGAGTCTCCTGCCTCAGCAACACAGCAGGACATCACCCCTTTTCGATACAATTTTATACGTTACGGTTATTCACCTCGCTTTCCTACTGACTTATTCACTACAATCCAAAGCCAAATATCAAGGCTAACTGGTGAGTTAAATATTATTGAAATGGCAAAAGATAGATTAAGCTTCCAATTATTATTAAATAATTCTAAAGAACTTACTCCCTATAAAATAAAAAAAGAAACCAAACGTATACTCAACATAGTTCTACAAACACTTAGTATTTATAATATTAACTACAAAGGTGACACTAACGGCATAGGTGGTATTCATATTAAAGTTAAATCTTTTGTTCCTCAACAACACGATAATAATACCGAAACCACCATGGCTTATGGCATAGCATATTACAACCCTAGTAAAAAAAGAATTTTATGGACAGATAGCTATCACTTGTCCTATACCCTTCGCGAATGAGTTTTAGGAATATGTCACTTCTACTAATTGCTGAAAAATACTAGACCATTTCGGGCCAAGCAATTTCTCTTTAATACTATTCCATTCTTTCCTTTGGTGACCAAACACAAGCTTGAATGCTTCTTTCTCCTGTATGGATGGCTGATAGATATTGACACCCATTTGGGAGAATATCTGCCGACAGTGGTTATAAGAGCGTTGATATAAGAGAAACTGTTTATGCCTGATTTCTTCAATGGCATCAAAAAAGGCTAGCCGAGTGCTTTTGTCGAGTGATTGTATAAAATGATTATTGGCAATAGCTACCCAACCGTCGTGTACTGATTCTATTTCGGAAATCACGCCGATTTCCTTATTTAACTCATCCGGGCCGGAATAAAGACCTATGACTGAAGGATCTAGTGCATCATAACGATTAAGGCGGGCTGTTTTTGCAGCTAGCCCCCACAGTATGGATGTGGGTTTTGCACCTGCCATTTGATAAAAGTGCAATAAAGACTCTGATGCGGGGACTCGGAATCTCACGTCATTAAGATCTCCGGGCGACTTAATGGTTTTGCCATAAATGCGAGTAGAGGATGCTGTTCTGGAACCCACCACATAATGAAAGAGTACCGTCACATGAGCCGCTTGAGATAATACATGCTGCCGCCAAATATTGGAGTTCACTAGACGTTGATAACCTTCTGCACTGGCGCACCAGAATGGAATATTGATAATATCCAAGGCAGGGGCTCGAGGCGTGAGGTTGGATATGGATAACAGCGCTCCCTGCACCTGCCCATAAATCACACTGCTTGACAGTGCGCTACCGATGCCAAAACTACCCCCATCATGAATGGCAACATAAACTTGGTTGTGAGTATATTGCTCAATGAGTTGTTTAATCTCATGGTGAGCATGAGGCGTTGTTAAATATTTATCACTAAAGTAGGGGGATGCAAAATTAAAGATATATTTGGCGAGCTTTGCCTTTTTTTGCTCTTCTTTCAATAGCAGAGGATCTGTACTGCTAAAAGCCGCCAGAATGGGATTTAAACTGGCGCTAACGGTAAGCAGATATTTAATGGCGCTACGCCGATTCATCGATACTAGCCTTAAACATTGTTATGCGCCTTACAGGTTATGACTATATAATAGCTGAATCTATCTGCTTGATAGGATTAAGAGTATCTCTAAGTAAATATGCCGCAGCTGGGTAAAAAATGCCCGGAATCTATTTCTGGATTAGCAATTGTTTTTGCACGCTTAAATCAGAGTGGTTACACCAATTTAACCTTCAAACACCATAGGAATTTGAGAGAACCCTTCAATTTAAAATTTCTCCTTATATAAATTACTAGGTTTTACTTGAACTGCACTATAATTTAATGACACTAATTTTGTATGTGCTTCAAAAACCTAAGCTTGACATACAACTCACTACTCTTTTGAGCTTCAGTGGTTAGAACAGGTATGAACTTCTGTAATTTTATCACGTTGTTATTGATTATTTTCACAGCTTTTACAAGTACAACAACCTTTTGCAAAGATATGATTATCTTTGGTTATGACTCTAAACCTCCAAAATACTACATTGAAGATGGTCAGTCTAAAGGAATTTTGGTAGATATTATGCGCTGGATAGGTAAAGAGATTAACTATAACTTTGATATACGCTTATATCCTTGGAAGCGCGCTTACCATCATGCATTAGAAGGTGATGGCGGTATCATCGGATTATCATGGAATGAAGAGCGAGACAAGATTTTTGATTACTCTGATGTAATGTATTTCGATGATGTTGTTCTAGCAGTTAGGAAAGATAACGTATTCAGTTTTAATTTAATTAAAGACCTTAAAGGAAAATCGATAGCACTTGAAAGGGGATCTAGCAAGGGAAATGAATTTGATAATCTTATAAAAACGGGTTTTCTCAAGCCTGTATGGAGCAACTCTATGCCTCAAAGCTTATTGTTAGTTCTTTCCGGACATGCAGATATGGCAGTTGCTGGCCCAGGTAAAATAGGCTATATGATGACAATATACAATGAAGCATCATCATATCCATCATTAGTTAAAAATAGAGACGAGCTTACAATTATTCCTAAACCTATCGTCAGAGATCCTAATTATCTTGGCATTTCAAAAAAATTAGCAGCCCATGATTTCTTAGCTAAATTTAATTCGGCTTTAAAGAAAGGTAAAGATTCCGGTGCATTTGAGTTGATAATTGAGAAATATACTCAAGCATTTCACCTTCCTTAAAGGATAAATCAAGTACTCTTTTCCAGGTTTCAGTTTCATATATACCCTTCACGAATGATTTTTAAGGTTTGTTGTCATCCTTCCTCATCCCAATCACCTATTATTCATAGGCTCAAGGGACTTCGTCGCTCGACAGTCTCCCCTAAAAACCCTACGCATTGGGTATAAATAACTGAGGTGATAGTTAAATACTCCTACATTCCCACCATCCTTGGTGGTAACAAAACCCGCTAAGGGGAACGCAAAGCGTATATTTACGCTTCAGTCCCACCCCCAAGCACTTTAAATAGCGTCACTCGATTACTGTATTCAGTTAATTGCAGTTGAATTAACGCCTGCTGAGCACTATACAACTGCCGTTGTGAGTCTAAAGCATCAAGATAACTGTCTAAGCC
It encodes:
- a CDS encoding substrate-binding periplasmic protein — its product is MNFCNFITLLLIIFTAFTSTTTFCKDMIIFGYDSKPPKYYIEDGQSKGILVDIMRWIGKEINYNFDIRLYPWKRAYHHALEGDGGIIGLSWNEERDKIFDYSDVMYFDDVVLAVRKDNVFSFNLIKDLKGKSIALERGSSKGNEFDNLIKTGFLKPVWSNSMPQSLLLVLSGHADMAVAGPGKIGYMMTIYNEASSYPSLVKNRDELTIIPKPIVRDPNYLGISKKLAAHDFLAKFNSALKKGKDSGAFELIIEKYTQAFHLP
- a CDS encoding TRAP transporter substrate-binding protein, with product MNRRSAIKYLLTVSASLNPILAAFSSTDPLLLKEEQKKAKLAKYIFNFASPYFSDKYLTTPHAHHEIKQLIEQYTHNQVYVAIHDGGSFGIGSALSSSVIYGQVQGALLSISNLTPRAPALDIINIPFWCASAEGYQRLVNSNIWRQHVLSQAAHVTVLFHYVVGSRTASSTRIYGKTIKSPGDLNDVRFRVPASESLLHFYQMAGAKPTSILWGLAAKTARLNRYDALDPSVIGLYSGPDELNKEIGVISEIESVHDGWVAIANNHFIQSLDKSTRLAFFDAIEEIRHKQFLLYQRSYNHCRQIFSQMGVNIYQPSIQEKEAFKLVFGHQRKEWNSIKEKLLGPKWSSIFQQLVEVTYS